The proteins below come from a single Zea mays cultivar B73 chromosome 8, Zm-B73-REFERENCE-NAM-5.0, whole genome shotgun sequence genomic window:
- the LOC109941502 gene encoding protein LTO1 homolog yields the protein MDQQAKIDADFLEPTVLLDETHYQEGYINGYNDGLASGKEEGRQVGLKMGFQVGEELGFFQGCLDVWTSAILIDQNAFTARVRKNIEQLAALVGSYPLSDPENEQIQDVMEKIRLKFRVNTASLGAKLEYEGHPKSSKQDAEDL from the coding sequence atggatCAGCAAGCTAAGATTGATGCTGATTTTCTTGAACCAACTGTACTCTTAGATGAGACACATTACCAGGAGGGGTACATAAATGGCTATAATGATGGTTTGGCATCTGGAAAGGAAGAGGGGAGGCAGGTTGGTTTAAAGATGGGTTTCCAGGTCGGTGAAGAACTGGGTTTCTTTCAGGGCTGTCTGGATGTGTGGACGTCTGCAATTCTCATTGATCAGAATGCCTTCACAGCTCGGGTCAGGAAGAATATCGAGCAACTGGCTGCACTGGTGGGCAGCTATCCGCTGTCCGATCCGGAGAATGAACAAATTCAAGACGTGATGGAGAAGATAAGGCTGAAATTCAGGGTCAACACTGCAAGCTTAGGGGCGAAGTTAGAGTATGAAGGGCACCCCAAATCATCTAAACAAGATGCTGAGGATCTGTGA